A stretch of Bacillus horti DNA encodes these proteins:
- the trxB gene encoding thioredoxin-disulfide reductase, which produces MSEEKVYDVVIIGAGPAGMTAAVYTSRANMSTLMLEKGIPGGQMANTEDVENFPGFDHILGPDLSNKMFEHSKKFGAEYAYADVKQIVDEKPYKRILAGKKEFLTKSVIVATGSTYRKMGIPGEEKLSGRGVSWCAVCDGAFFKEKELVVIGGGDSAVEEANYLTRFASKVTVIHRRDELRAQKILQKRAFENDKIEFIWNHTVEEILGENKVSGVRIKHTETGEEKNFACEGVFVYIGMDPISQSVDGLGITNEAGYIVTDNADMSTAVPGIFAAGDVRDKTLRQIVTATGDGSQAAISAQHYVENLDEKIKEGVAL; this is translated from the coding sequence ATGAGTGAAGAGAAAGTATATGATGTAGTCATTATTGGAGCTGGACCTGCTGGTATGACGGCAGCAGTGTATACGTCACGTGCTAACATGAGTACGCTGATGCTAGAAAAAGGGATCCCAGGCGGACAAATGGCGAATACAGAGGATGTTGAGAATTTTCCTGGCTTTGATCACATTTTAGGGCCGGATTTATCCAATAAGATGTTTGAGCACTCTAAGAAATTTGGAGCGGAGTACGCCTACGCTGACGTGAAACAAATTGTAGATGAGAAGCCCTACAAGAGAATTTTAGCAGGGAAAAAAGAGTTCTTAACGAAGTCCGTTATTGTGGCAACAGGATCAACGTATCGTAAGATGGGGATTCCAGGTGAGGAAAAGCTATCTGGACGTGGAGTGTCCTGGTGTGCGGTGTGTGACGGTGCCTTCTTTAAGGAGAAGGAGCTTGTTGTGATAGGGGGAGGAGACTCCGCTGTAGAGGAAGCGAACTATCTGACTCGATTTGCTAGCAAGGTGACGGTGATTCATCGTAGAGATGAGCTGCGCGCTCAGAAGATTCTCCAGAAGCGTGCCTTTGAAAACGATAAGATTGAGTTTATTTGGAACCATACAGTCGAAGAAATCCTAGGTGAAAATAAAGTGTCTGGTGTGCGCATAAAGCATACGGAAACCGGTGAAGAAAAGAACTTTGCTTGTGAGGGAGTCTTTGTCTATATCGGCATGGATCCAATCTCTCAAAGTGTAGATGGTCTAGGGATTACGAATGAGGCTGGCTACATTGTGACAGACAATGCAGACATGTCTACAGCAGTTCCAGGGATATTTGCAGCTGGTGATGTTCGTGATAAGACGTTACGTCAAATTGTTACAGCAACGGGTGACGGTTCTCAAGCAGCTATTTCTGCTCAGCACTATGTAGAGAATCTTGATGAAAAAATCAAAGAAGGAGTAGCTCTATAA